Part of the Crossiella cryophila genome, GGGCCTGTTCGGCGGCCTTGCCGGCTGCGGCGCGCTCCAGCAGGCGACCGACACCGCGAACAAGGTGGGCGACGCGGCCAACAAGGCCACGCTGTGCATCGACGCGCTGAAGCTGGCCGGCTTCACCCCGAACGCCGCGGACCCGCAGAAGGCCCTCGAAGAGAGCCAGAAGAAGGCCAAGGAGCTGGAGGCGCTGGCCGCCAAGGCCGGCGACACCACGCTCAAGACCGCCATCGACGACATGGCCAAGACGATGAACTCGGTGACGCTGAAGGACTTCGGCCCGGAGGCGCTGGCCACCTGGCTCAAGACCAAGACCGACCAGCTCGCCAAGCTGACCACCGCCTGCGGTAGCTGATTCGCCCGATATGCCCGGTCGCCCCGCGCGGCCGGGCATATCGCCCGCGACCGAACGGATGACGCGGGTTGACGCTGTCCTCGGCACGCTCGTAGCCTCGGTTCCACCGCCCCAATGAAAACGTTTTCGTTGCGGGAAGGATGGTCACCATGCTTCGTCGTCCACTATGGACACTGCTGGCCGGGATCGTGTTGCTGGGCACGGCTTTCGCCACGCCGGCGGCAGCCGACCCGGTGCTCAAGCCCATGTTCGACGGGAAAACCCTCGACGGCTGGACCGCATCCAAACCGGGTGAGTACCTGGTCAAGGACGGGGCGATCCACAGCACCGGCAAGTCCAGGGGCTGGCTGTACTACAACAAGCAGCAGGCAGGCACCTTCCGCTGGCTGTTCCACCTGCGCCAGGTCAAGGGCAACCACGCGCCCTCGGTGCTGATCTGGGGCGTCACCCAGCCGATCAACGGACTGGGCGCCATCCAGTTCCAGCCGCCCAACGGCGGTCACTGGGACTACCGGCCGGGGCACAACAACAGCGGCAAGGAGTTCTTCACCAAGTACCCCCACCCCAAGTGGGACGTGAAGAAGTGGACCCAGTGCGAGATCGTGGGCAACCAGGCCACCGGGATCGCGCGGATGGCCTGCTGCCCGCTGCCGGACGGGGCCACCAGGTGCAAGGCCACCGAGGTGCTGGCGTTCAAGGACAAGAAGGCGGCCAGGGTCGGACCGCTGGCGATCCAGATCCACAACTCCGGCATCGAGGACGAGTACAAGAACCTCCAGCTCGAGTACCCGGTGGCCGATCCGGACAAGCTGATCACCACCTGAGCGCGGGCGGGCCGCCACCCGCCCCACCGGTCCAGACCACTTTGGTCTGGACCCATCGCGCTTTTGCCGTGACTTGATTCAAGTCATGCAGTAGGCTGACCCTCGCCCGCTGCCAGGAGGGATGTGTCTGTGAAGACACCGTCACTGGTGTGCGCTCTGGCCAATACAACCTCACCATAACCACCGGTTCCGCCCAGTAGCGGAAACCGGTTTCCGGTCACGCGTCCGACGTCGCTGCCGCCCCCTGCCGCCGCGGCCTGGCTTCGTACGCGCGCCGCAGCACCCGTTCAGCCCCTGCCCTGAAAGGGATATATCGCTATGCAATCGATTGCCATTCGTTCGCGTATGGTTCGCTCTCGTTGGGCCACAACGGGAATCGCCTTGGTCACGGCGGCGGCCGCGATCACCATGGGACTCGCCGCGCCGAGCAGCGCGGCCCCGGTGGAGAAGGCAGCGGTGGAACCGACCGCGGTGCAGGCACTGCCGCCCGGTTTCCGCAGCGTGGGCTACATGCCGTCCTGGTCCGGCAACGTGAACACCATCCAGTACCGCAAGCTCACCCACATCAACTACGCCTTCGCGCTGCCCAACGCGAACGGGACCCTGCAGGCCATCCCGGACCCGAACAAGCTGCGCTCGCTGGTGACCCAGGGGCACAACAACGGCGTCAAGGTGTCGCTGGCGATCGGCGGCTGGAACAACGGCAACGACTCGGCCTTCGAGGCGCTGGCGCGCAGCGCGGGCACCAGGACCGCCTTCGTCAACGCGGTGGTCAACGTGATCAACCAGTACAACCTGGACGGGGTCGACATTGACTGGGAGTACCCGGATCCCGGTGCCTCCGGCAACAACTTCACCGCGCTGATGCAGCAGCTCAGCGGCGCGCTCAAGCCCAAGGGCAAGCTGCTCACCGCGGCCGTGGTCTCCGGCGGCAGCACCGCCAACGGCGTGCAGCCCGCGGTGTTCGGCGTGGTCGACTTCCTCAACATCATGGCCTACGACGGCGGCAGCCCGCACGCCAACTACCAGTGGTCGATCGACTCGCTCAACGGCTGGAAGGCCCGCGGCCTGCCCGCGAGCAAGGCCGTGCTGGGCGTGCCCTTCTACAGCAGGCCGAACTACCTGACCTACGCCCAGATCGTGGCCATGAACGCGGCCAACGCGCAGAAGGACTGCATCCAGGCCAGTGGCGCGCAGCAGTGCTACAACGGCATCCCCACCATCAAGCGCAAGACCCAGTGGGCCAAGACCAACGCCGGCGGCATCATGAACTGGGAGCTGTCCCAGGACACCACCGGCGCGACCTCACTGGTCAGCGCGATCTTCGACGCGGCAGGCAGTTAGCCCACCGGGTGTCCGGCCCGCCACCCTGCCGGCGGCGGGCCGGGCACCTGCTATCGACTGACCAGACGGCTCCGGGCAGGCCGGATCGCGAGCACCACCAGTGCGACCAGGGTGATCCAGACGTAGGCGTTGCCGGGGAGGTGCTGCCAGAGCGTCCAGCGCAGTTCGCGGTCCTCGGAGCTGGGCACCAGGGCGAACAACTGCGCGCAGTACAGGGCGAGCACGCTGAGCAGCAGCGCCCAGTGCTGCCAGACCCTGGCGCGGGCGGCGGCGACCAGGAAGGCGGGCACGCACCAGACCCAGTGGTGGGACCAGGACACCGGGGAGGCGAGCAGCGCGCCGGCGGCGATGGCCAGCAACGCGATCACCTCGTCCCTGGCCCGCAGCGCCACGATGACCGCGAGCAGCATCACCAGTGCGGCAAGTCCCAGCCACAGCAGGGAAATCGCCTCCGGGCCGGGGTTGAGCCGGTGCAGCAGGCCGCGCAGGGACTGGTTCGGGGCGTAGGCCAGGCCGCCGATGCGGGTCGGGTCGATGAGCGCGCGGAACCAGTACTCGGTGGAATCCGTTGGCGCGGCGAGGAATCCGATCATCGCGAGCACCACGAAGGCGCCGACCGCGTTCGCCGCGGCGCGCCAGTCCTTGCGCACCAGGAAGTACAGCACGAACACCGCGGGGGTCAGTTTGATCGCGGCGGCCAGGCCCACCAGCACCCCGCGCCAGCGCGGATCGCGCACGGCGAAGCAGTCGACGACCACCAGTGCCATCAGCATGATGTTGATCTGGCCGAAGGCGAGGGTGGAGATCACCGGCTCCATGCCGATCGCCAGCACCGCGGCGCCCGCGCCGACCGTCCAGGCGATTTCCTTGCGCTGGAACAGTTTCCCGGCCACCAGCACGCAGACCGCGGTCATCGCCAGGAAGCTGGTGGCGAGCACCAGGGTGTTCATCAGCCAGCCCGGCAACGCGGCGAACACGCTGAACAGCACCGCGGCGATCGGCGGATAGGTGAACGGCAGCCGCGGTCCCGGCAGCGGGCCGGGGAAGTCGATGTAGAGCGGAATTCCTTGCCACCACGCGAGTCCGCCGTTGCGGTAGACCTCGAGGTCCAGGAAATACCGGCTCATGAAGGCCAGCGGCAGGCCGATCAGCATCAGCCACCACAGTCCCCACACCACGCGGCGGGCGAGTTCCCACCGGGGGGTCAGACCGGTGGCGGCTTGGGTCGGCGACGGGGGTCCGGCTGCGACGGCCTGTTTGACCAGCGCCTTCAGGTTCGGCATGGACACTCTTCGCCGCAGGCCGGGACCGCGTTCCCACTCCGGCGGTGTGACTGTCCTCATAGGAACGTCGGGGGGTCCATCGGCAACTAGTGTCCATGAGCACCACTCGTAACGCGCCGATGAGCCACGGGGAGTTCCTCGCGCTGAAGCGGTTCCCCGCCCTGGACGGGGTGCGCGCCATCGCCGCGCTGCTCGTCGTGTTCTTCCACAACGACGGCCCCGGTCTGTTGCAGGGCTGGCTCGGCGTGCAGGTGTTCTTCGTGCTCTCCGGCTTCCTGATCACGACCCTGTTGCTGCGCGAGCACTCCCGCACCGGGCGGATCAACCTGCCGAGCTTCTATCGCCGCCGCGCGTTCCGGATCCTGCCGGTGTACTTCGTGGTGCTGTTCCTGACCGCGGCCGGCCTGCTGATCGCCGGGCAGTTCAGCTCGAACCCGCTGGGCCGGGACTTCGGGCTCTACCTGGTGTTCTTCAACGAGTTCGGCCTCGGCGGACCGTACGGGCACTCCTGGTCGCTGGGCATCGAGCAGAAGTTCTACCTGCTCTGGCCGCTGCTGGCCTTCACCCTGCTGCCGCGGGCTCGTCCGCTGGTCACCGCCGGTCTGATGACGCTCTCGCTGGCCGTCATCCCGTTCACCGTGGCCGCCGACCCCAAGGGCTGGTCGGTGCACTACTTCACCGTGCTGATCGGCTGCCTGCTCGCGATGATCATGCACAACCCGCGTGGTTACGCCATGGTCAAGCCGCTGACCAGGCCCTGGATCGCGGGCGCGGTGTGCCTGCTGTTCGTCGGCGCGCACCTGTCCGTGTCCACCCTGTCCGACCTGCTGGACAAGGCCGTGTTCGACATCCCCGGCTTCGTCGCGGTGGTGCCCTTCTACGCCTTGGCCGCCGCGTTGCTGATGCCGGCGCTGCTCGGCCCCGGCCTGCCGCAGCGCGTGCTCTCCACCAAGGTGATGGTCTACCTCGGCGAGCGCTCGTACTCGATCTACCTGGTCCAGTCGATCGCGCACGGCATCGTGGTGGGACTCGCGCCCGGCGCGTCCGGCCTGCTGCTCGCGGTGCCGGTGTCGCTGGTCGCGATCGGCATCGCCGACCTCTGCTACCGCTGGGTGGAGCGCCCGATGATCGCGCTGGGCCGCCGCCGTGAGGCCAAGGCGGTCACGGCGCCCGAACCGGTCGGGCACCCGGCGGAGCCGAAGTGACCAGCCCGCTTGACCGGGACACCTGGGCCCGGCTCTACCACCGCCACGCCCGTGAGCTGCACCGATACCTGTGCTGCCGGGTGGACTCCCAGGTCGCCGACGACCTGGTGTCGGAGACCTTCCTGACCGCGTGGGAACGCAGGGACAGCTTCGAGCCGGCACGGGCGAGCGCGCGGGCCTGGCTGTTCGGCATCGCGGTCAACCTGCTGCGCAGGCACACCCGCGCGGAGGGCCGCAGGCTGCGGGCCTGGGCCAGGGAGCACGGGCGGCGGTCGGTGACCGAGCAGGTCGACGAGCACACCGCGGCGGTGGTGGACGCCCAGTCGCTGGCCACCGACCTGGCCGGGACGCTGGCCGGACTGCGACCCGAGGAACGCGAGGTGCTGCTGATGGTGGCCTGGGCGGACCTGACCGCGACCGAGATCGCCGAGGCCACCTCGACCCAGGTGGGCACGGTGCGCACCCGGTTGTTCCGGGCCAGGCGGAAACTGCGGGCCCGCTGTCTCGGCGGCAGGTCGGCGCTGGTCAGCGACCTGGACGTGGCGAGCTGACGGCCTGCCTGCGGGTCCGCGAGGCCCGCAGGTAGCCCATCACCAGCGATTCCAGGTCGGGCCGCTCGGCCAGCCAGCCCTCGGGCGCGGCGCCACCGCGGACCAGCACGGTCCGCTGCCGCTCGGTGCCGGAGGAGTCGATGACGGTGCCGGTGATGTCGGCGGCGGACCCGGCCGGTCCGACCAGCACCTGGTGCTCGGCCAGGGTGTCGCCGATGTCCCCGGCCAGCTGCACCCGGCCCTCGTCGAGCAGCAGCAGGTGGTCGCAGACATCACCCAGGTCGGTGAGCAGGTGCGAGGACAGCAGCACCGTGGTGCCGCGTTCGGCGACCTCGGTGAGCACGATCCGCAACGTCTCGTCCCGGGCCAGCGGGTCCAGGTCGGAGAGCGGCTCGTCGAGCAGCAGCACCCTGGGCAACCGGCCCAGCGCCAGCGCGATCGCGACCTGGGTGCGCGCGCCGACGGACAGCGTGCCCACCTTCGCCTCCCGGTCCACCCCGGCCAGCAGGTCGAGCACCTCCTCGGCCCGCTGCGCCGACCAGCGGCTGTTCAGCGACGCGCCCGCCCGCATCATCTCGCGCACGGTGAAACCGTCGTAGAGCGGACGGCGCTGGGTCAGCAGCGAGACGTCCGGGTGCATCCGGCCGCGCACCGGCGCCCCGTGCACGTGGATCTCCCCGCTGCTCGGCCTGGCCAGTCCGGCGATCAGCGACAGCAGCGTGCTCTTGCCGGCGCCGTTCGGCCCCACCAGAGCGGTCACGCTGCCCGGCGGCAGCG contains:
- a CDS encoding family 16 glycoside hydrolase, whose translation is MLRRPLWTLLAGIVLLGTAFATPAAADPVLKPMFDGKTLDGWTASKPGEYLVKDGAIHSTGKSRGWLYYNKQQAGTFRWLFHLRQVKGNHAPSVLIWGVTQPINGLGAIQFQPPNGGHWDYRPGHNNSGKEFFTKYPHPKWDVKKWTQCEIVGNQATGIARMACCPLPDGATRCKATEVLAFKDKKAARVGPLAIQIHNSGIEDEYKNLQLEYPVADPDKLITT
- a CDS encoding bacteriophage spanin2 family protein, whose protein sequence is MRAARPVATVLLTLGLFGGLAGCGALQQATDTANKVGDAANKATLCIDALKLAGFTPNAADPQKALEESQKKAKELEALAAKAGDTTLKTAIDDMAKTMNSVTLKDFGPEALATWLKTKTDQLAKLTTACGS
- a CDS encoding glycosyltransferase 87 family protein, whose translation is MPNLKALVKQAVAAGPPSPTQAATGLTPRWELARRVVWGLWWLMLIGLPLAFMSRYFLDLEVYRNGGLAWWQGIPLYIDFPGPLPGPRLPFTYPPIAAVLFSVFAALPGWLMNTLVLATSFLAMTAVCVLVAGKLFQRKEIAWTVGAGAAVLAIGMEPVISTLAFGQINIMLMALVVVDCFAVRDPRWRGVLVGLAAAIKLTPAVFVLYFLVRKDWRAAANAVGAFVVLAMIGFLAAPTDSTEYWFRALIDPTRIGGLAYAPNQSLRGLLHRLNPGPEAISLLWLGLAALVMLLAVIVALRARDEVIALLAIAAGALLASPVSWSHHWVWCVPAFLVAAARARVWQHWALLLSVLALYCAQLFALVPSSEDRELRWTLWQHLPGNAYVWITLVALVVLAIRPARSRLVSR
- a CDS encoding RNA polymerase sigma factor gives rise to the protein MTSPLDRDTWARLYHRHARELHRYLCCRVDSQVADDLVSETFLTAWERRDSFEPARASARAWLFGIAVNLLRRHTRAEGRRLRAWAREHGRRSVTEQVDEHTAAVVDAQSLATDLAGTLAGLRPEEREVLLMVAWADLTATEIAEATSTQVGTVRTRLFRARRKLRARCLGGRSALVSDLDVAS
- a CDS encoding ABC transporter ATP-binding protein; protein product: MNAPALPRPDASPVRVTGVAKQFGRTMALRDCDFALPPGSVTALVGPNGAGKSTLLSLIAGLARPSSGEIHVHGAPVRGRMHPDVSLLTQRRPLYDGFTVREMMRAGASLNSRWSAQRAEEVLDLLAGVDREAKVGTLSVGARTQVAIALALGRLPRVLLLDEPLSDLDPLARDETLRIVLTEVAERGTTVLLSSHLLTDLGDVCDHLLLLDEGRVQLAGDIGDTLAEHQVLVGPAGSAADITGTVIDSSGTERQRTVLVRGGAAPEGWLAERPDLESLVMGYLRASRTRRQAVSSPRPGR
- a CDS encoding acyltransferase family protein is translated as MSTTRNAPMSHGEFLALKRFPALDGVRAIAALLVVFFHNDGPGLLQGWLGVQVFFVLSGFLITTLLLREHSRTGRINLPSFYRRRAFRILPVYFVVLFLTAAGLLIAGQFSSNPLGRDFGLYLVFFNEFGLGGPYGHSWSLGIEQKFYLLWPLLAFTLLPRARPLVTAGLMTLSLAVIPFTVAADPKGWSVHYFTVLIGCLLAMIMHNPRGYAMVKPLTRPWIAGAVCLLFVGAHLSVSTLSDLLDKAVFDIPGFVAVVPFYALAAALLMPALLGPGLPQRVLSTKVMVYLGERSYSIYLVQSIAHGIVVGLAPGASGLLLAVPVSLVAIGIADLCYRWVERPMIALGRRREAKAVTAPEPVGHPAEPK
- a CDS encoding glycosyl hydrolase family 18 protein, which codes for MVTAAAAITMGLAAPSSAAPVEKAAVEPTAVQALPPGFRSVGYMPSWSGNVNTIQYRKLTHINYAFALPNANGTLQAIPDPNKLRSLVTQGHNNGVKVSLAIGGWNNGNDSAFEALARSAGTRTAFVNAVVNVINQYNLDGVDIDWEYPDPGASGNNFTALMQQLSGALKPKGKLLTAAVVSGGSTANGVQPAVFGVVDFLNIMAYDGGSPHANYQWSIDSLNGWKARGLPASKAVLGVPFYSRPNYLTYAQIVAMNAANAQKDCIQASGAQQCYNGIPTIKRKTQWAKTNAGGIMNWELSQDTTGATSLVSAIFDAAGS